Proteins from one Nicotiana tabacum cultivar K326 chromosome 23, ASM71507v2, whole genome shotgun sequence genomic window:
- the LOC107817815 gene encoding protein RRC1 isoform X2 translates to MSARKKTPFQKHREEEEAKKKRAEDETARLYQEFVESFSVDNAPGSKAFVRGGTINPNDKVKTDSEGGNSKDEGSGLKKGSRYVPSFLPPPMATKGRDYEKKKEDKPREKEKGKSRNIDNFMEELKHEQEMRERRNQDREQWRDRHTENSTPSSRFDELPDDFDPSGRPGSFDDGDPQTTNLYVGNLSPQVDENFLLRTFGRFGPIASVKIMWPRTEEERRRQRNCGFVAFMNRADAQAAKDEMEGVIVYEYELKIGWGKSVSLPSQALPAPPPGHMAIRSKEGATVILSGPSGPPVTTVSGQNSELVLTPNVPDIMVVPPEDDHLRHVIDTMALYVLDGGCAFEQAIMERGRGNPLFSFLFELGSKEHTYYVWRLYSFAQGDTLQRWRTVPFIMITGSGRWIPPPLPTPKGAEHEKESGSTFAAGRSRRVEVERTLTDAQRDEFEDMLRSLTLERSQIKEAMGFALDNADAAGEVVEVLTESLTLKETPIPTKVSRLMLVSDILHNSSAPVKNASAYRTKFEASLPDIMESFNDLYRSITGRITAEALKERVLKVLQVWADWFLFSDAYVNGLRATFLRTGNSGVIPFHSLCGDAPEVEQKTSSDDAGDGGKINPDGALAIGKGAATKELLSLPLTELERRCRHNGLSIVGGREMMVARLLYLEEAEKLRGHELDEDLKFVGHSSSVRFPSSRKDSNLELDRSAPSAWNSQVDYDVQLKQRDSVSSPPTISVLQHNSIDFSSEGKNDTILPTSKWAREDDESDDEQKRSSRDLGLTYSSSGSENAGDGLSKIKDTELTTDTSNSAYPESGMNEELRQKLRRLEVALIEYRESLEERGIKSSDEIERKVEIHRQLLQSEFGLLNFSEDNSKKGRSSLERREKRDDSREASRKRQRSRSRSGSPQWKSSGRDRDSDREREKRRERERKSGSRERDDHDREKSRERRRAR, encoded by the exons ATGAGTGCTCGGAAGAAGACACCTTTCCAGAAGCATAGGGAAGAGGAAGAGGCAAAGAAAAAG AGGGCAGAGGATGAAACAGCTCGTCTGTATCAAGAATTTGTGGAGTCGTTTTCAGTGGATAATGCGCCAGGTTCCAAGGCATTTGTTAGAGGGGGAACTATCAATCCGAATGATAAAGTGAAGACTGATTCTGAAG GTGGAAATTCTAAAGATGAGGGTTCAGGTTTAAAGAAGGGGAGTAG GTATGTGCCTTCTTTCTTGCCGCCTCCTATGGCAACAAAGGGCAGAGATTATGAGAAGAAG AAGGAGGATAAGCCGAGGGAAAAAGAGAAGGGCAAGTCTAGGAACATCGACAATTTCATGGAGGAATTGAAGCATGAACAAGAAATGAGGGAAAGGCGTAACCAAGACCGTGAACAGTGGCGTGATCGTCATACTGAAAATTCTACT CCATCTAGTCGGTTTGATGAGCTGCCTGATGACTTTGATCCTAGTGGAAGGCCTGGATCATTTGATGATGGCGATCCACAAACGACAAATCTCTATGTAGGAAACCTATCACCTCAG GTTGATGAGAATTTTCTTTTGCGCACATTTGGGAGATTTGGCCCCATTGCAAGTGTAAAGATAATGTGGCCAAGgacagaagaagaaagaaggcgACAGAGGAATTGTGGTTTTGTAGCTTTCATGAATAGAGCTGATGCTCAGGCTGCAAAAGATGAGATGGAAG GAGTTATTGTTTATGAATATGAGTTGAAGATTGGGTGGGGTAAATCTGTCTCTCTGCCTTCTCAAGCGCTTCCTGCTCCCCCTCCAGGACATATGGCTATCAGGAGTAAGGAG GGTGCAACTGTTATCTTATCTGGTCCATCAGGTCCTCCGGTTACTACTGTTTCAGGCCAGAACTCTGAGTTG GTTCTCACTCCAAATGTACCAGATATTATGGTTGTTCCACCCGAGGATGATCACCTTCGCCACGTTATTGATACAATGGCTCTGTATGTTCTTGATGGAGGTTGTGCTTTTGAACAAGCCATAATGGAGCGAGGCCGTGGAAATCCTCTCTTCAGTTTCTTGTTTGAGCTTGGCTCAAAGGAGCATACTTACTACGTTTGGAGGCTTTATTCTTTTGCTCAG GGAGATACTCTTCAACGTTGGCGCACAGTGCCTTTCATCATGATAACTGGTAGTGGGAG GTGGATACCACCACCTCTACCAACACCTAAAGGAGCTGAGCATGAAAAAGAATCTGGGAGCACATTTGCTGCTGGAAGAAGCAGG CGTGTGGAGGTTGAAAGGACATTGACTGATGCTCAGAGGGATGaatttgaggatatgctccggtCATTGACACTAGAAAGAAGTCAAATAAAAGAAGCGATGGGTTTTGCTTTGGACAATGCTGATGCTGCTGGAGAG GTTGTTGAAGTTTTGACAGAGTCTTTGACCCTCAAGGAAACTCCAATACCAACAAAAGTTTCTAGGCTCATGCTTGTCTCTGATATTCTTCATAATAGTAGTGCTCCTGTGAAGAATGCATCTGCTTATCGCACCAAATTTGAAGCCTCTTTACCAGACATAATGGAAAGCTTCAATGATCTATACCGAAGTATAACAGGACGAATAACTGCCGAGGCACTTAAA GAAAGAGTGCTGAAAGTGCTTCAAGTGTGGGCTGATTGGTTTTTGTTTTCTGATGCCTATGTTAATGGTTTACGAGCAACCTTTCTTCGAACCGGGAACTCTGGTGTGATCCCATTTCATTCTCTGTGTGGTGATGCACCTGAAGTAGAACAAAAGACCAGTTCTGATGATGCAGGTGATGGCGGTAAGATTAACCCGGATGGTGCTTTGGCAATTGGGAAAGGAGCTGCAACGAAGGAACTGTTGAGCCTTCCCCTTACTGAGCTAGAAAGACGATGCAGGCACAATGGTTTGTCTATTGTAGGCGGTAGGGAAATGATGGTTGCTCGGTTACTTTATCTGGAAGAGGCTGAAAAGCTGAGAGGTCATGAACTAGATGAAGATTTGAAATTTGTGGGCCATTCAAGTTCTGTTAGGTTCCCAAGCAGCCGGAAAGATAGCAACCTTGAGTTGGATAGAAGTGCTCCTTCTGCATGGAATAGTCAAGTGGATTATGACGTGCAACTCAAACAAAGAGACTCTGTATCTTCACCCCCAACTATTTCTGTTCTACAGCATAATTCAATTGACTTTTCCAGTGAGGGCAAAAATGACACAATTTTGCCTACATCTAAATGGGCCAGGGAGGATGACGAAAGTGATGATGAACAAAAGAGAAGTTCGAGGGACCTGGGGTTGACATATTCATCATCTGGAAGTGAGAACGCTGGTGATGGCCTTAGCAAGATCAAGGATACAGAGCTTACAACAGACACAAGCAATTCAGCATACCCGGAAAGTGGAATGAACGAAGAATTGAG ACAAAAGCTGAGGCGTCTAGAGGTTGCATTGATTGAATATCGTGAATCTCTAGAAGAGCGAGGAATAAAAAGTTCAGATGAAATTGAGAGGAAAGTTGAAATCCATCGGCAACTTCTACAATCTGAATTTGGTTTATTGAATTTCAGTGAAGATAATTCCAAAAAAG GTAGGTCATCTTTGGAGCGGAGAGAGAAAAGAGACGATTCTCGTGAAGCTTCAAGGAAGCGCCAACGGAGCCGCAGCAGAAGTGGAAGCCCTCAGTGGAAATCTTCCGGCCGAGACCGTGATAGTGATAGGGAAAGGGAAAAGCGCCGTGAGAGGGAAAGGAAGAGTGGAAGCAGGGAGAGAGATGATCATGATAGAGAGAAATCCAGGGAGAGAAGACGGGCCAGATGA
- the LOC107817815 gene encoding protein RRC1 isoform X1 yields MSARKKTPFQKHREEEEAKKKRAEDETARLYQEFVESFSVDNAPGSKAFVRGGTINPNDKVKTDSEGGNSKDEGSGLKKGSRYVPSFLPPPMATKGRDYEKKKEDKPREKEKGKSRNIDNFMEELKHEQEMRERRNQDREQWRDRHTENSTPSSRFDELPDDFDPSGRPGSFDDGDPQTTNLYVGNLSPQVDENFLLRTFGRFGPIASVKIMWPRTEEERRRQRNCGFVAFMNRADAQAAKDEMEGVIVYEYELKIGWGKSVSLPSQALPAPPPGHMAIRSKEGATVILSGPSGPPVTTVSGQNSELVLTPNVPDIMVVPPEDDHLRHVIDTMALYVLDGGCAFEQAIMERGRGNPLFSFLFELGSKEHTYYVWRLYSFAQGDTLQRWRTVPFIMITGSGRWIPPPLPTPKGAEHEKESGSTFAAGRSRRVEVERTLTDAQRDEFEDMLRSLTLERSQIKEAMGFALDNADAAGEVVEVLTESLTLKETPIPTKVSRLMLVSDILHNSSAPVKNASAYRTKFEASLPDIMESFNDLYRSITGRITAEALKERVLKVLQVWADWFLFSDAYVNGLRATFLRTGNSGVIPFHSLCGDAPEVEQKTSSDDAGDGGKINPDGALAIGKGAATKELLSLPLTELERRCRHNGLSIVGGREMMVARLLYLEEAEKLRGHELDEDLKFVGHSSSVRFPSSRKDSNLELDRSAPSAWNSQVDYDVQLKQRDSVSSPPTISVLQHNSIDFSSEGKNDTILPTSKWAREDDESDDEQKRSSRDLGLTYSSSGSENAGDGLSKIKDTELTTDTSNSAYPESGMNEELRQKLRRLEVALIEYRESLEERGIKSSDEIERKVEIHRQLLQSEFGLLNFSEDNSKKAGRSSLERREKRDDSREASRKRQRSRSRSGSPQWKSSGRDRDSDREREKRRERERKSGSRERDDHDREKSRERRRAR; encoded by the exons ATGAGTGCTCGGAAGAAGACACCTTTCCAGAAGCATAGGGAAGAGGAAGAGGCAAAGAAAAAG AGGGCAGAGGATGAAACAGCTCGTCTGTATCAAGAATTTGTGGAGTCGTTTTCAGTGGATAATGCGCCAGGTTCCAAGGCATTTGTTAGAGGGGGAACTATCAATCCGAATGATAAAGTGAAGACTGATTCTGAAG GTGGAAATTCTAAAGATGAGGGTTCAGGTTTAAAGAAGGGGAGTAG GTATGTGCCTTCTTTCTTGCCGCCTCCTATGGCAACAAAGGGCAGAGATTATGAGAAGAAG AAGGAGGATAAGCCGAGGGAAAAAGAGAAGGGCAAGTCTAGGAACATCGACAATTTCATGGAGGAATTGAAGCATGAACAAGAAATGAGGGAAAGGCGTAACCAAGACCGTGAACAGTGGCGTGATCGTCATACTGAAAATTCTACT CCATCTAGTCGGTTTGATGAGCTGCCTGATGACTTTGATCCTAGTGGAAGGCCTGGATCATTTGATGATGGCGATCCACAAACGACAAATCTCTATGTAGGAAACCTATCACCTCAG GTTGATGAGAATTTTCTTTTGCGCACATTTGGGAGATTTGGCCCCATTGCAAGTGTAAAGATAATGTGGCCAAGgacagaagaagaaagaaggcgACAGAGGAATTGTGGTTTTGTAGCTTTCATGAATAGAGCTGATGCTCAGGCTGCAAAAGATGAGATGGAAG GAGTTATTGTTTATGAATATGAGTTGAAGATTGGGTGGGGTAAATCTGTCTCTCTGCCTTCTCAAGCGCTTCCTGCTCCCCCTCCAGGACATATGGCTATCAGGAGTAAGGAG GGTGCAACTGTTATCTTATCTGGTCCATCAGGTCCTCCGGTTACTACTGTTTCAGGCCAGAACTCTGAGTTG GTTCTCACTCCAAATGTACCAGATATTATGGTTGTTCCACCCGAGGATGATCACCTTCGCCACGTTATTGATACAATGGCTCTGTATGTTCTTGATGGAGGTTGTGCTTTTGAACAAGCCATAATGGAGCGAGGCCGTGGAAATCCTCTCTTCAGTTTCTTGTTTGAGCTTGGCTCAAAGGAGCATACTTACTACGTTTGGAGGCTTTATTCTTTTGCTCAG GGAGATACTCTTCAACGTTGGCGCACAGTGCCTTTCATCATGATAACTGGTAGTGGGAG GTGGATACCACCACCTCTACCAACACCTAAAGGAGCTGAGCATGAAAAAGAATCTGGGAGCACATTTGCTGCTGGAAGAAGCAGG CGTGTGGAGGTTGAAAGGACATTGACTGATGCTCAGAGGGATGaatttgaggatatgctccggtCATTGACACTAGAAAGAAGTCAAATAAAAGAAGCGATGGGTTTTGCTTTGGACAATGCTGATGCTGCTGGAGAG GTTGTTGAAGTTTTGACAGAGTCTTTGACCCTCAAGGAAACTCCAATACCAACAAAAGTTTCTAGGCTCATGCTTGTCTCTGATATTCTTCATAATAGTAGTGCTCCTGTGAAGAATGCATCTGCTTATCGCACCAAATTTGAAGCCTCTTTACCAGACATAATGGAAAGCTTCAATGATCTATACCGAAGTATAACAGGACGAATAACTGCCGAGGCACTTAAA GAAAGAGTGCTGAAAGTGCTTCAAGTGTGGGCTGATTGGTTTTTGTTTTCTGATGCCTATGTTAATGGTTTACGAGCAACCTTTCTTCGAACCGGGAACTCTGGTGTGATCCCATTTCATTCTCTGTGTGGTGATGCACCTGAAGTAGAACAAAAGACCAGTTCTGATGATGCAGGTGATGGCGGTAAGATTAACCCGGATGGTGCTTTGGCAATTGGGAAAGGAGCTGCAACGAAGGAACTGTTGAGCCTTCCCCTTACTGAGCTAGAAAGACGATGCAGGCACAATGGTTTGTCTATTGTAGGCGGTAGGGAAATGATGGTTGCTCGGTTACTTTATCTGGAAGAGGCTGAAAAGCTGAGAGGTCATGAACTAGATGAAGATTTGAAATTTGTGGGCCATTCAAGTTCTGTTAGGTTCCCAAGCAGCCGGAAAGATAGCAACCTTGAGTTGGATAGAAGTGCTCCTTCTGCATGGAATAGTCAAGTGGATTATGACGTGCAACTCAAACAAAGAGACTCTGTATCTTCACCCCCAACTATTTCTGTTCTACAGCATAATTCAATTGACTTTTCCAGTGAGGGCAAAAATGACACAATTTTGCCTACATCTAAATGGGCCAGGGAGGATGACGAAAGTGATGATGAACAAAAGAGAAGTTCGAGGGACCTGGGGTTGACATATTCATCATCTGGAAGTGAGAACGCTGGTGATGGCCTTAGCAAGATCAAGGATACAGAGCTTACAACAGACACAAGCAATTCAGCATACCCGGAAAGTGGAATGAACGAAGAATTGAG ACAAAAGCTGAGGCGTCTAGAGGTTGCATTGATTGAATATCGTGAATCTCTAGAAGAGCGAGGAATAAAAAGTTCAGATGAAATTGAGAGGAAAGTTGAAATCCATCGGCAACTTCTACAATCTGAATTTGGTTTATTGAATTTCAGTGAAGATAATTCCAAAAAAG CAGGTAGGTCATCTTTGGAGCGGAGAGAGAAAAGAGACGATTCTCGTGAAGCTTCAAGGAAGCGCCAACGGAGCCGCAGCAGAAGTGGAAGCCCTCAGTGGAAATCTTCCGGCCGAGACCGTGATAGTGATAGGGAAAGGGAAAAGCGCCGTGAGAGGGAAAGGAAGAGTGGAAGCAGGGAGAGAGATGATCATGATAGAGAGAAATCCAGGGAGAGAAGACGGGCCAGATGA
- the LOC107817815 gene encoding protein RRC1 isoform X4, with the protein MATKGRDYEKKKEDKPREKEKGKSRNIDNFMEELKHEQEMRERRNQDREQWRDRHTENSTPSSRFDELPDDFDPSGRPGSFDDGDPQTTNLYVGNLSPQVDENFLLRTFGRFGPIASVKIMWPRTEEERRRQRNCGFVAFMNRADAQAAKDEMEGVIVYEYELKIGWGKSVSLPSQALPAPPPGHMAIRSKEGATVILSGPSGPPVTTVSGQNSELVLTPNVPDIMVVPPEDDHLRHVIDTMALYVLDGGCAFEQAIMERGRGNPLFSFLFELGSKEHTYYVWRLYSFAQGDTLQRWRTVPFIMITGSGRWIPPPLPTPKGAEHEKESGSTFAAGRSRRVEVERTLTDAQRDEFEDMLRSLTLERSQIKEAMGFALDNADAAGEVVEVLTESLTLKETPIPTKVSRLMLVSDILHNSSAPVKNASAYRTKFEASLPDIMESFNDLYRSITGRITAEALKERVLKVLQVWADWFLFSDAYVNGLRATFLRTGNSGVIPFHSLCGDAPEVEQKTSSDDAGDGGKINPDGALAIGKGAATKELLSLPLTELERRCRHNGLSIVGGREMMVARLLYLEEAEKLRGHELDEDLKFVGHSSSVRFPSSRKDSNLELDRSAPSAWNSQVDYDVQLKQRDSVSSPPTISVLQHNSIDFSSEGKNDTILPTSKWAREDDESDDEQKRSSRDLGLTYSSSGSENAGDGLSKIKDTELTTDTSNSAYPESGMNEELRQKLRRLEVALIEYRESLEERGIKSSDEIERKVEIHRQLLQSEFGLLNFSEDNSKKAGRSSLERREKRDDSREASRKRQRSRSRSGSPQWKSSGRDRDSDREREKRRERERKSGSRERDDHDREKSRERRRAR; encoded by the exons ATGGCAACAAAGGGCAGAGATTATGAGAAGAAG AAGGAGGATAAGCCGAGGGAAAAAGAGAAGGGCAAGTCTAGGAACATCGACAATTTCATGGAGGAATTGAAGCATGAACAAGAAATGAGGGAAAGGCGTAACCAAGACCGTGAACAGTGGCGTGATCGTCATACTGAAAATTCTACT CCATCTAGTCGGTTTGATGAGCTGCCTGATGACTTTGATCCTAGTGGAAGGCCTGGATCATTTGATGATGGCGATCCACAAACGACAAATCTCTATGTAGGAAACCTATCACCTCAG GTTGATGAGAATTTTCTTTTGCGCACATTTGGGAGATTTGGCCCCATTGCAAGTGTAAAGATAATGTGGCCAAGgacagaagaagaaagaaggcgACAGAGGAATTGTGGTTTTGTAGCTTTCATGAATAGAGCTGATGCTCAGGCTGCAAAAGATGAGATGGAAG GAGTTATTGTTTATGAATATGAGTTGAAGATTGGGTGGGGTAAATCTGTCTCTCTGCCTTCTCAAGCGCTTCCTGCTCCCCCTCCAGGACATATGGCTATCAGGAGTAAGGAG GGTGCAACTGTTATCTTATCTGGTCCATCAGGTCCTCCGGTTACTACTGTTTCAGGCCAGAACTCTGAGTTG GTTCTCACTCCAAATGTACCAGATATTATGGTTGTTCCACCCGAGGATGATCACCTTCGCCACGTTATTGATACAATGGCTCTGTATGTTCTTGATGGAGGTTGTGCTTTTGAACAAGCCATAATGGAGCGAGGCCGTGGAAATCCTCTCTTCAGTTTCTTGTTTGAGCTTGGCTCAAAGGAGCATACTTACTACGTTTGGAGGCTTTATTCTTTTGCTCAG GGAGATACTCTTCAACGTTGGCGCACAGTGCCTTTCATCATGATAACTGGTAGTGGGAG GTGGATACCACCACCTCTACCAACACCTAAAGGAGCTGAGCATGAAAAAGAATCTGGGAGCACATTTGCTGCTGGAAGAAGCAGG CGTGTGGAGGTTGAAAGGACATTGACTGATGCTCAGAGGGATGaatttgaggatatgctccggtCATTGACACTAGAAAGAAGTCAAATAAAAGAAGCGATGGGTTTTGCTTTGGACAATGCTGATGCTGCTGGAGAG GTTGTTGAAGTTTTGACAGAGTCTTTGACCCTCAAGGAAACTCCAATACCAACAAAAGTTTCTAGGCTCATGCTTGTCTCTGATATTCTTCATAATAGTAGTGCTCCTGTGAAGAATGCATCTGCTTATCGCACCAAATTTGAAGCCTCTTTACCAGACATAATGGAAAGCTTCAATGATCTATACCGAAGTATAACAGGACGAATAACTGCCGAGGCACTTAAA GAAAGAGTGCTGAAAGTGCTTCAAGTGTGGGCTGATTGGTTTTTGTTTTCTGATGCCTATGTTAATGGTTTACGAGCAACCTTTCTTCGAACCGGGAACTCTGGTGTGATCCCATTTCATTCTCTGTGTGGTGATGCACCTGAAGTAGAACAAAAGACCAGTTCTGATGATGCAGGTGATGGCGGTAAGATTAACCCGGATGGTGCTTTGGCAATTGGGAAAGGAGCTGCAACGAAGGAACTGTTGAGCCTTCCCCTTACTGAGCTAGAAAGACGATGCAGGCACAATGGTTTGTCTATTGTAGGCGGTAGGGAAATGATGGTTGCTCGGTTACTTTATCTGGAAGAGGCTGAAAAGCTGAGAGGTCATGAACTAGATGAAGATTTGAAATTTGTGGGCCATTCAAGTTCTGTTAGGTTCCCAAGCAGCCGGAAAGATAGCAACCTTGAGTTGGATAGAAGTGCTCCTTCTGCATGGAATAGTCAAGTGGATTATGACGTGCAACTCAAACAAAGAGACTCTGTATCTTCACCCCCAACTATTTCTGTTCTACAGCATAATTCAATTGACTTTTCCAGTGAGGGCAAAAATGACACAATTTTGCCTACATCTAAATGGGCCAGGGAGGATGACGAAAGTGATGATGAACAAAAGAGAAGTTCGAGGGACCTGGGGTTGACATATTCATCATCTGGAAGTGAGAACGCTGGTGATGGCCTTAGCAAGATCAAGGATACAGAGCTTACAACAGACACAAGCAATTCAGCATACCCGGAAAGTGGAATGAACGAAGAATTGAG ACAAAAGCTGAGGCGTCTAGAGGTTGCATTGATTGAATATCGTGAATCTCTAGAAGAGCGAGGAATAAAAAGTTCAGATGAAATTGAGAGGAAAGTTGAAATCCATCGGCAACTTCTACAATCTGAATTTGGTTTATTGAATTTCAGTGAAGATAATTCCAAAAAAG CAGGTAGGTCATCTTTGGAGCGGAGAGAGAAAAGAGACGATTCTCGTGAAGCTTCAAGGAAGCGCCAACGGAGCCGCAGCAGAAGTGGAAGCCCTCAGTGGAAATCTTCCGGCCGAGACCGTGATAGTGATAGGGAAAGGGAAAAGCGCCGTGAGAGGGAAAGGAAGAGTGGAAGCAGGGAGAGAGATGATCATGATAGAGAGAAATCCAGGGAGAGAAGACGGGCCAGATGA
- the LOC107817815 gene encoding protein RRC1 isoform X3: MSARKKTPFQKHREEEEAKKKRAEDETARLYQEFVESFSVDNAPGSKAFVRGGTINPNDKVKTDSEGGNSKDEGSGLKKGSRYVPSFLPPPMATKGRDYEKKKEDKPREKEKGKSRNIDNFMEELKHEQEMRERRNQDREQWRDRHTENSTPSSRFDELPDDFDPSGRPGSFDDGDPQTTNLYVGNLSPQVDENFLLRTFGRFGPIASVKIMWPRTEEERRRQRNCGFVAFMNRADAQAAKDEMEGVIVYEYELKIGWGKSVSLPSQALPAPPPGHMAIRSKEGATVILSGPSGPPVTTVSGQNSELVLTPNVPDIMVVPPEDDHLRHVIDTMALYVLDGGCAFEQAIMERGRGNPLFSFLFELGSKEHTYYVWRLYSFAQGDTLQRWRTVPFIMITGSGRWIPPPLPTPKGAEHEKESGSTFAAGRSRRVEVERTLTDAQRDEFEDMLRSLTLERSQIKEAMGFALDNADAAGEVVEVLTESLTLKETPIPTKVSRLMLVSDILHNSSAPVKNASAYRTKFEASLPDIMESFNDLYRSITGRITAEALKERVLKVLQVWADWFLFSDAYVNGLRATFLRTGNSGVIPFHSLCGDAPEVEQKTSSDDAGDGGKINPDGALAIGKGAATKELLSLPLTELERRCRHNGLSIVGGREMMVARLLYLEEAEKLRGHELDEDLKFVGHSSSVRFPSSRKDSNLELDRSAPSAWNSQVDYDVQLKQRDSVSSPPTISVLQHNSIDFSSEGKNDTILPTSKWAREDDESDDEQKRSSRDLGLTYSSSGSENAGDGLSKIKDTELTTDTSNSAYPESGMNEELRQKLRRLEVALIEYRESLEERGIKSSDEIERKVEIHRQLLQSEFGLLNFSEDNSKKVLGCFGVDIYLNFMVNNS; the protein is encoded by the exons ATGAGTGCTCGGAAGAAGACACCTTTCCAGAAGCATAGGGAAGAGGAAGAGGCAAAGAAAAAG AGGGCAGAGGATGAAACAGCTCGTCTGTATCAAGAATTTGTGGAGTCGTTTTCAGTGGATAATGCGCCAGGTTCCAAGGCATTTGTTAGAGGGGGAACTATCAATCCGAATGATAAAGTGAAGACTGATTCTGAAG GTGGAAATTCTAAAGATGAGGGTTCAGGTTTAAAGAAGGGGAGTAG GTATGTGCCTTCTTTCTTGCCGCCTCCTATGGCAACAAAGGGCAGAGATTATGAGAAGAAG AAGGAGGATAAGCCGAGGGAAAAAGAGAAGGGCAAGTCTAGGAACATCGACAATTTCATGGAGGAATTGAAGCATGAACAAGAAATGAGGGAAAGGCGTAACCAAGACCGTGAACAGTGGCGTGATCGTCATACTGAAAATTCTACT CCATCTAGTCGGTTTGATGAGCTGCCTGATGACTTTGATCCTAGTGGAAGGCCTGGATCATTTGATGATGGCGATCCACAAACGACAAATCTCTATGTAGGAAACCTATCACCTCAG GTTGATGAGAATTTTCTTTTGCGCACATTTGGGAGATTTGGCCCCATTGCAAGTGTAAAGATAATGTGGCCAAGgacagaagaagaaagaaggcgACAGAGGAATTGTGGTTTTGTAGCTTTCATGAATAGAGCTGATGCTCAGGCTGCAAAAGATGAGATGGAAG GAGTTATTGTTTATGAATATGAGTTGAAGATTGGGTGGGGTAAATCTGTCTCTCTGCCTTCTCAAGCGCTTCCTGCTCCCCCTCCAGGACATATGGCTATCAGGAGTAAGGAG GGTGCAACTGTTATCTTATCTGGTCCATCAGGTCCTCCGGTTACTACTGTTTCAGGCCAGAACTCTGAGTTG GTTCTCACTCCAAATGTACCAGATATTATGGTTGTTCCACCCGAGGATGATCACCTTCGCCACGTTATTGATACAATGGCTCTGTATGTTCTTGATGGAGGTTGTGCTTTTGAACAAGCCATAATGGAGCGAGGCCGTGGAAATCCTCTCTTCAGTTTCTTGTTTGAGCTTGGCTCAAAGGAGCATACTTACTACGTTTGGAGGCTTTATTCTTTTGCTCAG GGAGATACTCTTCAACGTTGGCGCACAGTGCCTTTCATCATGATAACTGGTAGTGGGAG GTGGATACCACCACCTCTACCAACACCTAAAGGAGCTGAGCATGAAAAAGAATCTGGGAGCACATTTGCTGCTGGAAGAAGCAGG CGTGTGGAGGTTGAAAGGACATTGACTGATGCTCAGAGGGATGaatttgaggatatgctccggtCATTGACACTAGAAAGAAGTCAAATAAAAGAAGCGATGGGTTTTGCTTTGGACAATGCTGATGCTGCTGGAGAG GTTGTTGAAGTTTTGACAGAGTCTTTGACCCTCAAGGAAACTCCAATACCAACAAAAGTTTCTAGGCTCATGCTTGTCTCTGATATTCTTCATAATAGTAGTGCTCCTGTGAAGAATGCATCTGCTTATCGCACCAAATTTGAAGCCTCTTTACCAGACATAATGGAAAGCTTCAATGATCTATACCGAAGTATAACAGGACGAATAACTGCCGAGGCACTTAAA GAAAGAGTGCTGAAAGTGCTTCAAGTGTGGGCTGATTGGTTTTTGTTTTCTGATGCCTATGTTAATGGTTTACGAGCAACCTTTCTTCGAACCGGGAACTCTGGTGTGATCCCATTTCATTCTCTGTGTGGTGATGCACCTGAAGTAGAACAAAAGACCAGTTCTGATGATGCAGGTGATGGCGGTAAGATTAACCCGGATGGTGCTTTGGCAATTGGGAAAGGAGCTGCAACGAAGGAACTGTTGAGCCTTCCCCTTACTGAGCTAGAAAGACGATGCAGGCACAATGGTTTGTCTATTGTAGGCGGTAGGGAAATGATGGTTGCTCGGTTACTTTATCTGGAAGAGGCTGAAAAGCTGAGAGGTCATGAACTAGATGAAGATTTGAAATTTGTGGGCCATTCAAGTTCTGTTAGGTTCCCAAGCAGCCGGAAAGATAGCAACCTTGAGTTGGATAGAAGTGCTCCTTCTGCATGGAATAGTCAAGTGGATTATGACGTGCAACTCAAACAAAGAGACTCTGTATCTTCACCCCCAACTATTTCTGTTCTACAGCATAATTCAATTGACTTTTCCAGTGAGGGCAAAAATGACACAATTTTGCCTACATCTAAATGGGCCAGGGAGGATGACGAAAGTGATGATGAACAAAAGAGAAGTTCGAGGGACCTGGGGTTGACATATTCATCATCTGGAAGTGAGAACGCTGGTGATGGCCTTAGCAAGATCAAGGATACAGAGCTTACAACAGACACAAGCAATTCAGCATACCCGGAAAGTGGAATGAACGAAGAATTGAG ACAAAAGCTGAGGCGTCTAGAGGTTGCATTGATTGAATATCGTGAATCTCTAGAAGAGCGAGGAATAAAAAGTTCAGATGAAATTGAGAGGAAAGTTGAAATCCATCGGCAACTTCTACAATCTGAATTTGGTTTATTGAATTTCAGTGAAGATAATTCCAAAAAAG TTCTCGGATGCTTTGGGGTTGATATATATCTGAACTTTATGGTAAACAATAGCTGA